The stretch of DNA ATTCAGTCGGGGATCACAGGTTGTTTTGTAGCGCTCACCGAGCCCCGCCTCAGTGACCTGATACGCGCCGCCGACGCACTCGGTAACCGAGTCACCTGTCATTTCCAGATGCACCCCACCAGCGTAACTGCCTTCAGCACGATGGATTTCGAAGAACTGCTCCATCTCACTCAGTATGGCGTTAACCTTGCGGGTTTTAACGCCACTAGCCGTATTAATGGTGTTGCCGTGCATGGGATCTGAACACCAGATCACATCAGCACCCATACCCTGTACCGCCTGGACGAGGGGCGGCAGCTTGTCGCCGATGTGCCCGGCACCCATTCGCGAAATGAGTGTGATCCGACCCGGTTCATTGTGGGGGTTCAGGCATTCAAGCAGTTTTTGCAGATCGGAGGGTTTGGTCGACGGTCCCACTTTTATTCCGATCGGATTGCGAACCCCTCTCAGGAATTCGACATGGGCATGATCGGGCTGCCGTGTGCGGTCGCCAATCCACAGCATATGCGCAGAGCAGTCGTACCAGTTGCCACTCAAACTGTCACGACGCGTCAATGCCTGCTCATAGTGCAGCAACAACGCTTCATGCGAGGTATAAATGGTCGTTTTGTTGAGTTGCGGATTGTTCGCTGAATTAATGCCACAAGCCGCCATAAAACCCAGCGCCTTTTCGATCTGCTGGGCCAGATTTTCGTATTTCTTGTGCTGTGCAGTTTGTGCAACAAACCCCTGGTTCCACTGCTGCACATTGTGCAAATCAGCAAAACCACCCGTGGCAAATGCACGCATCAGGTTCAAGGTAGCGGACGACTGATGATAGGCTCTCAACATACGCTGAGGATCGGGGCGACGGGCGTCGTCCGAAAATTCCACGCT from Pseudohongiella spirulinae encodes:
- a CDS encoding class II 3-deoxy-7-phosphoheptulonate synthase — translated: MMQDWDVGSWRHRPAQQLPIYPDEASLQDAERELAMLPPLVFAGEIDGLRADLKKVSQGQAFLLQGGDCAESFAEFSAEKIVQTFKLLLQMSVVMTFAGSCPVVKVGRIAGQFAKPRSAATETVGSVELPSYRGDIINSVEFSDDARRPDPQRMLRAYHQSSATLNLMRAFATGGFADLHNVQQWNQGFVAQTAQHKKYENLAQQIEKALGFMAACGINSANNPQLNKTTIYTSHEALLLHYEQALTRRDSLSGNWYDCSAHMLWIGDRTRQPDHAHVEFLRGVRNPIGIKVGPSTKPSDLQKLLECLNPHNEPGRITLISRMGAGHIGDKLPPLVQAVQGMGADVIWCSDPMHGNTINTASGVKTRKVNAILSEMEQFFEIHRAEGSYAGGVHLEMTGDSVTECVGGAYQVTEAGLGERYKTTCDPRLNADQSLELAFLIADTLSRANNPR